The segment TGCCAAGCGGTAACTTTGGCGATCTGACTGCCGGTCTGCTGGCTAAATCGCTGGGCCTGCCGATCAAACGTTTTATTGCGGCCACCAACGCCAACGACACGGTGCCGCGCTTCCTGGGCAACGGCGAATGGCAGCCTAATCAGACGGTCGCCACGCTGTCGAATGCGATGGACGTCAGCCAGCCGAACAACTGGCCGCGTGTGGAAGAGCTGTTCCGCCGTAAAACCTGGCGCCTGACCGATCTGGCCTGTGGTGCCGTCTCTGATGAGACCACCCGCGCCGCGATGCGTGAACTGGCTGAGATTGGCTATGTGTCCGAACCGCATGCCGCTATCGCCTGGCGTCTGCTGCGCGATCAGCTGCAGGAAGGGGAGTATGGTCTGTTCCTGGGAACGGCTCATCCGGCGAAGTTCCGCGAGAGCGTGGAGGCGATCCTGGAGCAGACGCTGACGCTGCCGCCGGAGTTAGCGGAGCGCGCCGATCTGCCACTGCTGTCGCATCAGATGAAGGCGGATTTCACCGCGCTGCGGGCGTTCCTGCTGAAGTAAGAGTACCCAGGGCTTCTCCGATGGGGGAAGCCCGGCGCGCGGCGGCGTTACTGCTCCGCGCGCTTAAACACCAGCTCGCTGTCGCTGCTGCTGGCGGCATCAAAACGATACCCCTCCAGATCAAACGCTTTAAGCTGCTCCGGCTTCGTCAGCTGCTGCTGAATCACAAAGCGACTCATTAATCCGCGCGCCTTTTTGGCATAGAAACTGATGACCTTGTAGCTGCCGTTCTTCTCGTCCAGGAACACTGGCTTGATCAGCTGCGCCTGCAGTTTCTTCGGCTTGACTGCCCTGAAATATTCGTCCGAGGCGAGGTTGATCAGCACCTCATCGCCCTGTTCGGCCAGCGCGGCATTCAGCGTTTCGGTGATGAGATCGCCCCAGAAGGTATAGAGATCTTTGCCGGCCGGGTTCGCCAGGCGAATCCCCATCTCCAGACGGTAAGGCTGCATTAAGTCGAGCGGACGCAGTACGCCATAGAGGCCAGACAGCATGCGCAGATGCTGCTGAGCAAAATCGAAATCGCGATCGCTGAAGGTCTCAGCCTGCAGGCCGGTGTAGACATCGCCTTTGAACGCCAGAATCGCCTGCCGGGCGTTCCGGGGGAGAAGTCGGGCTGCCAGCTGTTAAACCGCTCGGCATTCAGGTGCGCCAGTTTGTCGCTGATGCTCATTAACGAGGCGATGCTGGCCGGGGACAGGTCGCGGGCAATCTCAATCAGCTGTTGTGATTTTTCTAACAGCGCAGGCTGGGTGTAGCGCGTCGTCGCCAGCGGGCTTTCATAATCCAGCGTCTTGGCCGGAGAGATCACCATCAACATAGTCGTTTCCTCGATTAATAGCTGGTTTTACAGGGCATTGGCTGCTCATCAGGGCTGGCAGTGTAGCAAAAAAGCTGCAAAGAATGACGAATCACACCTATTTGTCCGCACTATCGCAAACGGCATTCCCTGACCTTGCGCCACCGTTGCTGCGTGATATTATCGCCACAGCCTTTTTTCACACTGACAGTTAACTAAGAGAAAAGAACATGACGGACAAACTTACCTCCCTGCGTCAGCTCACCACCGTCGTCGCCGACACCGGTGATATCGCAGCCATGAAGCTGTACCAGCCTCAGGATGCGACTACCAACCCTTCTCTGATCCTCAACGCCGCACAAATCCCTGAATACCGTAAACTGATCGATGAAGCGATCGGCTGGGCGCGTGAGCAGAGCAGCAACAAAGAAGAGCAGCTGCAGCTGGTTTCTGACAAGCTGGCCGTAAACATTGGTCTGGAAATTCTTAAGCTGGTGCCGGGCCGCATCTCGACAGAAGTCGATGCGCGTCTCTCTTACGACACTGAAGGCAGCATCGCCAAAGCCCGCAGCCTGATCAAACTCTACAACGATGCCGGCATCAGCAATGACCGCATCCTGATCAAACTGGCCTCGACCTGGCAGGGTATCCGCGCGGCGGAGCAGCTGGAAAAAGAGGGCATCAACTGTAACCTGACGCTGCTGTTCTCCTTTGCCCAGGCGCGTGCCTGTGCCGAAGCGGGCGTGTTCCTGATTTCGCCGTTTGTTGGCCGTATCCTCGACTGGTACAAAGCGAACACCGACAAAAAAGAGTATGCCGCGCACGAAGATCCAGGCGTGATTTCCGTTTCTGAAATCTACAACTACTACAAGCAGCATGGCTATGAAACCGTGGTCATGGGTGCAAGCTTCCGTAACGTGGGCGAAATTATCGAGCTGGCAGGCTGCGACCGTCTGACCATCTCTCCTGCGCTGCTGAAAGAGCTGGCAGAAAGCGAAGGTACGCTGGAACGTAAACTGAGCTACAGCGGCGAAGTGAAAGCGCGTCCGGCCCGTATGACCGAGTCTGAGTTCCTGTGGCAGCACAACCAGGATCCGATGGCCGTCGCGAAGCTGGCTGAAGGTATCCGCAACTTTGCCATCGACCAGGGCAAACTTGAGAAGATGCTGGCAGAACTGCTGTAATCTGCTGACCGTGGCGGCACAGGCCGTCACGGGTTTCCCTTTTGCGACCCTTTCACTTTATATTATCCTCTCTGCCAGTCCTCTTTTACTCCACCGCACCGCGGTAAAGCACAGCGAAATACATCATGAATACATTACGCATTGGCCTGATCTCGGTTTCCGATCGCGCCGCCAACGGCATCTACCAGGATCAGGGGATCCCCGCGCTGGAGAGCTGGCTCAGCAGCGCCATCAGCAGCCCGTTTGAGATGGAGTCCCGTCTGGTGCCCGATGAGCAGGTGATGATTGAACAGGCGATTTGTGAACTGGTCGATGAACGCTTCTGCCATCTGGTGCTGACTACCGGCGGCACTGGCCCGGCCCGCCGCGATGTCACCCCTGACGCCACGCTGGCCGTCGCCGATCGCGAGATGCCAGGTTTTGGTGAGCAGATGCGCCAGATCAGCCTGCAGTTTGTGCCGACCGCGATTCTGTCGCGCCAGGTGGGGGTGATCCGCAAACAGTCGCTGATCCTGAATCTGCCAGGCCAGCCAAAATCGATCAAAGAGACGCTGGAAGGGCTGAAGGATGCGCAGGGCAAGGTTCAGGTGCACGGCATTTTCGCCTCTGTACCTTATTGTTTACAGCTTCTGGACGGGCCGTATGTCGAAACGCATCCGGAGGTAGTAGCAGCATTTCGGCCGAAAAGCGCCATCCGTGAGATAAATAACTAAATATTCCCCATTTCAGGCATAAGCTATAGCCCTGCTGGTGTGGCAAAAGATTGACGGTATAGTAATCAGATCGTTACAACCTTATCTCTTTTGCCTCGGGAATATTATGAATCCGACTCCTACTCAGCGTCTGACCGGTAAGGATTACCGGACGCTGGCGCTGGCCGCCCTGGGCGGCGCCCTCGAATTTTACGACTTCATCATTTTTGTCTTCTTCGCCACCGTCATCGGCGAGCTTTTCTTTCCTGCGGATATACCGGAATGGCTGCGTCAGTTACAGACGTTCGCCATTTTTGCCGCTGGCTATCTGGCCCGGCCGCTGGGCGGCATTGTGATGGCGCATTTCGGCGATAAGCTCGGCCGCAAAAAGATGTTCAGCCTGAGCATTCTGCTGATGGCGCTGCCGACCCTGATGATGGGCGCATTACCCACCTGGCAGACGATCGGGATCGCGGCACCGCTGCTGATGCTGCTGATGCGGATGTTGCAGGGGGCGGCGATCGGCGGCGAAGTGCCGGGTGCCTGGGTGTTCGTCGCGGAGCATGTGCCTTATAAGCGTATCGGCATCGCCTGCGGCACGCTGACTGCCGGGCTGACCGTTGGCATTTTACTGGGGTCGCTGGTAGCAACGCTGATCAATACCTCAATGTCACAGCAGGCGATTCATGATGGCGGCTGGCGCATCCCGTTCTTTTTAGGCGGGCTGTTTGGTCTGGTCGCGATGTATCTGCGGCGCTGGCTGCATGAGACGCCGGTGTTTGTGGAGATGCAGCAGCGCAAAGCACTGGCGGAAACCCTCCCGCTGAAAACGGTGCTGGCGGAGCATAAAAAATCTGTGGTCATCTCCATGCTGCTTACCTGGCTGCTCTCCGCCTGCATCGTGGTGGTGATCCTGATGTCACCGGTCTGGCTGCAGAAGCAGCAGGGCATTGCCCCCGCGCTGACCCTGCAGGCCAACAGCATTGCCACCCTGATGCTCTGTGTGGGCTGTATCCTTGCCGGGCTGGCTGCCGACCGCTTTGGTGCCAGCCGCACCCTGTGTGTCGGCAGCCTGCTGCTGGCAATCTGCAGCTGGCAGTTTTATCACCTGACGGCCTTCTATCCGCAGCAGATCTTCCTGCTTTATGGGCTGGCGGGGCTGAGCGTCGGTATCGTCGGCGTTGTGCCGTTCGTGATGGTACGCGCCTTTCCGGCAGAGGTCCGTTTTACCGGGCTCTCATTTTCCTACAACGTCGCCTATGCGATCTTCGGCGGGCTCACACCTGTCTGTGTTTCGCTGCTGATGGGTGTCTCGGTGATGGCGCCGTGCTGGTATGTGATGGCGCTGGCGCTGGTGGGCTTTGTGACCGGGATCTGGCTGCGGCGCGATGTCAGCCACGAACCGGCGAGGGCGCAGGAGATTAAGCCACTGTCATAAGCGACGCGGAGCCAGGCTCCGCGTGCTCTCAGGCTTCAGGTGATTTACTGCCCGTCGGCAGAAGGGTGCGGCCAAACGTTTCATTCAGCACTTCACCCACCGCCAGATAGCAGGCACTGGCCCCACAGATCATGCCAGTCCAGCCGGCGTACACGATCAGCGCAGGCTGGCGCAGCAGATGGCCAGCGGCCAGCAGCAGAAACAGCAGTGCAAGCGAGCCAAAGACAAACTGCAGCATCCGCGCCCCTTTCAGCGTGCCAATAAACATAAACAGGGTGAAGAGACCCCACAGCGCCAGCCAGACCCCCAGAAAGCGTTCGTCTGGTGCTTTCGCCAGACCCATTTCCGGTAGCAGCAGGATCGCCACAAAGCTCAGCCAGAACATGCCATATGAAGTAAAGGCCGTCAGCCCAAAGGTGTTGTTCTTTTTAAACTCCAGCAGGCCAGCCAGCAACTGGGCTATTCCGCCATAAAAAATACCCATCGCTAAAATGGTGACATCCATGTCAAACAAGCCCGCGTTGTGCAGATTCAGCAGAACGGTAGTCATGCCAAATCCCATTAAGCCCAGTGGGGCAGGGTTAGCCAGTGTTGAATTTGCCATAGTTCCCCGGCAGTAAAATGATGATTGATGAAATAAAAAGATCCGCGCCTGCTCTCTTAAGGAGCAAGGCGTCGCATGATATTCAGCGTGGTGAAGGCATTCTTTGATCCCGACAGGAGCAGCGGCGAAAAATTTTTTTTTGATTTAACCCTTGATGCGCTTCGAAGCGGCCCCATTTACTTCTCATCGAGCGTTGTGAACGCTGGAAAAAAAGCATGTGCTGGCAGGTTGAATGCAAACAACCCGCCCACATAAAAGGTTCACAACCCAAACTTGGCAACGAATTTAAGTGGGAGATGTTTAGATGGGTAAGATTATTGGTATTGACCTGGGTACAACCAACTCTTGTGTTGCGATCATGGATGGCACCAAAGCACGCGTGCTGGAAAATGCCGAGGGCGATCGCACCACGCCTTCAATCATTGCTTACACACAGGATGGCGAAATTCTGGTCGGTCAACCGGCTAAACGTCAGGCAGTGACTAACCCGCAGAATACCCTGTTCGCGATTAAGCGTCTGATCGGTCGTCGCTTCCAGGATGAAGAAGTACAGCGTGATATCAAAATCATGCCTTACAAAATCGCCAGCGCCGACAACGGTGACGCCTGGCTGGAAGTGAAAGGTCAGAAAATGGCACCGCCGCAGATCTCTGCTGAAGTGCTGAAAAAAATGAAAAAGACCGCCGAAGATTACCTCGGTGAGCCAGTGACTGAAGCGGTTATTACCGTTCCGGCCTACTTCAACGATGCGCAGCGTCAGGCGACCAAAGATGCCGGCCGTATCGCAGGTCTGGAAGTCAAACGTATCATTAACGAACCAACGGCGGCTGCGCTGGCATACGGTCTGGACAAAGGCCAGGGCAACCGCACCATCGCGGTCTATGACCTGGGTGGCGGTACTTTCGATATCTCCATCATCGAGATCGACGACGTTGACGGCGAAAAAACCTTTGAAGTTCTGGCGACCAACGGTGACACCCACCTGGGTGGTGAAGACTTCGACAGCCGCCTGATCAACTATCTGGTTGCAGAATTTAAGAAAGATCAGGGCATCGATCTGCACAACGATCCTCTGGCGATGCAGCGTCTGAAAGAAGCGGCAGAGAAAGCGAAAATCGAACTCTCTTCTGCGCAGCAGACCGACGTTAACCTGCCTTACATCACGGCAGATGCGACCGGTCCTAAGCACCTGAACATCAAAGTGACCCGCTCTAAACTGGAGTCACTGGTTGAAGATCTGGTTGCACGCTCAATCGCGCCGCTGAAAGTTGCGCTGCAGGATGCGGGCCTGTCTGTTTCAGACATCAACGACGTCATCCTGGTGGGTGGTCAGACCCGTATGCCACTGGTTCAGGCGAAAGTAACCGAGTTCTTCGGCAAAGAGCCACGTAAAGATGTGAACCCGGATGAAGCGGTTGCGGTCGGTGCGGCAGTTCAGGGTGGTGTACTGGGCGGCGACGTGAAAGACGTACTGCTGCTGGACGTTACCCCGCTGTCACTGGGTATCGAAACCATGGGTGGCGTGATGACTTCGCTGATCAGCAAGAACACCACCATCCCGACCAAGCACAGCCAGGTCTTCTCAACAGCAGAAGATAACCAGTCAGCCGTGACCATTCATGTGCTGCAGGGTGAGCGCAAGCGCGCCAATGACAACAAGTCACTGGGCCAGTTCAACCTCGACGGTATCCAGGCTGCGCCACGCGGTATGCCGCAGATCGAAGTGACCTTCGACATCGATGCGGACGGTATCCTGCATGTGTCAGCGAAAGATAAGAACAGCGGTAAAGAGCAGAAGATCACCATCAAAGCCTCTTCAGGTCTGAACGACGAAGAGATCGAAAAAATGGTGCGCGATGCAGAAGCGAATGCTGAAGCTGACCGTAAGTTCGAAGAGCTGGTACAGACGCGCAACCAAGGCGATCAGATTGCCCATAGCACCCGTAAGCAGCTGGAAGAAGCAGGCGACAAACTCTCTGCTGATGATAAAGCGCCAATCGAAGCTGCGCTGGCTGCACTGGAAACTGCGCTGAAAGGCGAAGATAAAGCGGAAATCGACGCCAAAATGCAGGCGCTGATGGAAGTTTCTGGCAAGCTGATGGAAGCAGCACAGCAGTCTCAGGCAGGTGCGGCGGATGCCGGCGATGCGTCAGCGAAGAAAGACGATGACGTTGTCGATGCTGAATTCGAAGAAGTGAAAGACAACAAGAAATAATTGCCCCTGACCGGGCGCGACGGCTGGCCTGACAGCCGTTGAAACCAGCACGGGCGTAGGAGATCTCTCCACGCCCGTGCGATCATGTTAAGGGCTAAATAAACATGGCGAAGAGTGATTACTACGAGATTTTAGGCGTCGCCAAATCCGCGGACGAGCGTGAAATCAAAAAGGCTTACAAACGCCTGGCGATGAAATTTCACCCGGATCGTAATCCCGGTGATAAAGAGGCCGAAGCCAAATTTAAAGAGGTCAAGGAAGCGTATGAAATCCTGACCGATGCGCAGAAGCGCGCAGCCTACGATCAGTATGGTCATGCAGCCTTCGAACAGGGCGGCATGGGTGGCGGTGGATTCGGCGGCGGCGGCTTTGGCGGCGGCGGTGCAGACTTCAGCGATATCTTTGGCGACGTATTCGGTGACATCTTCGGTGGTGGACGCCGTCAGCGCGCATCCCGTGGCGCCGATTTACGCTATAACATGGAGCTGTCGCTGGAAGAAGCGGTACGCGGCGTGACCAAAGAGATCCGCATTCCAACGCTGGAAGAGTGTGACGTCTGCCACGGCAGCGGTGCGAAAGCGGGTACCAAGCCACAAACCTGTTCAACCTGTCACGGTGCAGGCCAGGTGCAAATGCGCCAGGGCTTCTTTACCGTTCAGCAGGCGTGTCCGACCTGTCACGGTCGCGGCTCGGTGATTAAAGATCCGTGCAACGCCTGTCATGGTCATGGCCGCGTTGAGAAGTCGAAAACGCTGTCCGTGAAGATCCCGGCAGGGGTGGACAACGGCGACCGCATTCGTCTGAGTGGTGAAGGCGAAGCGGGCGAGCAGGGTGCACCGGCTGGCGATCTCTACGTCCAGGTTTCCGTGAAAAAACACCCGATCTTCGAACGTGAAGAGAACAACCTCTACTGTGAAGTGCCGATCAACTTTGCGATGGCGGCACTGGGCGGCGAGATCGAAGTGCCGACGCTGGATGGTCGCGTGAAGCTGAAAGTGCCGTCAGAAACCCAGACCGGCAAGCTGTTCCGCATGCGCGGACGTGGCGTGAAGTCGGTCCGTGGTGGTGCGGTCGGCGACCTGTTATGCCGCGTGGTGGTGGAAACACCGGTCAGCCTGAACGAGAAACAGAAAACGCTGCTGCGTGAACTGGAAGAGAGTTTCGGCGGCCCGAGTGGTGAGCATAACAGCCCACGCTCAAAGAGCTTTTTCGACGGCGTGAAGAAATTCTTTGACGATCTGACCCGCTAAGTGGTGACAGAGAAAACGGAGCCTCAGGCTCCGTTTTTTTGCCCCCGGGGCCGCAGCTTCCTCTCCCTGAACCTCGCCTCTTTTCAGACCACTCTTTCCCGACTCAGTTAAACCGAGCTAACAGCGTGGTATAAGCTGCTTTTAACGAACTATATGAGTCGTTACACTCATTATCTTTCTATCGCTGATCAGGAAGATAAACGTTGAATAAGCCTCGCAGACTCAAAAACCTCCTAAAAAGCTTCATTGAGAGTGACGCCAGCAATGGCATGATATTAATTCTGGCGGCCGTGGCAGCCATGATTCTGGCCAATACGGCGTCGACCGCCGAAGGCTATCAGGCGTTTCTCAATGAACCCGTCCAGATCCGCTTTGGCGCGCTCGATATCAGCAAAAATCTGCTGTTGTGGATTAACGATGCGATGATGGCGCTGTTCTTCCTGCTGATTGGCCTGGAAGTCAAACGCGAGCTGATGGTGGGCGAACTGGCAAGTCGCGACAAAGCGATCTTCCCGGTTATCGCCGCCCTCGGCGGTATGGCGCTGCCAGCCCTGATCTTTCTCGGCTTCAACCACGGCGATGAGATTGCCCGCAACGGCTGGGCGATTCCCACGGCGACCGATATCGCTTTTGCGCTGGGCGTGCTGGCCCTGCTGGGCAGCCGTGTTCCTGCGGCGCTGAAAGTGTTCCTGATGGCGCTGGCGATCATCGATGACCTGGGGGCGATTGTGATTATTGCCCTGTTTTACACCAGCGGCCTCTCGGTGCTCTCTCTGGGTGTGGCGGCAGGGGCGATCGTGGTGCTGGCGCTGCTGAACTACTTCAACGTCCGTAAGATCTCTATCTATATCCTGGTCGGGATCGTACTCTGGACCGCCGTACTGAAGTCGGGCGTTCACGCCACGCTGGCGGGCGTTATCGTGGGCTTCTTTGTGCCGCTGGAGAAGAGAGAGGGGCACTCGCCTGCGGAGCATCTGGCGCACGGTCTGATGCCGTGGGTTAACTGGCTGATCCTGCCGCTGTTCGCCTTTGCCAATGCCGGTATTTCACTGGCGGGAATTACAATCGGCGACGTTCTCTCGCCTGAGCCATCGGGCATCATCCTTGGCCTGTTAATCGGTAAGCCACTGGGCATTACGCTGTTCTGCTGGCTGGCCGTCCGGCTCCGTCTGGCGGTACTGCCCGACGGCACGACCCTGCGTGACATCATGGCGATTGGGGTGCTGTGCGGCATCGGCTTTACGATGTCGATATTCATCAGTTCGCTGGCCTTTGACGCGGCCCACGAGCAGCTGGTGACCTTCTCTAAACTCGGGATCCTCACCGGCTCTCTGCTTTCCGCCGTGATCGGATACTGCCTGTTGCGGGTCAAACTGCGTTAATGGAGAGGAGGCGAAAGCCTCCTTTTTTCGATGAATCATATCAACTACAACCATCTCTACTACTTCTGGCACGCCTGCCGTGCAGGCTCGATAGCAGGTGCCGCAGAGGCGCTCTCCCTGACGCCGCAGACCATTACCGGACAGATTAAAACGCTGGAGGATCGCCTGCAGGGCAAGCTGTTCCGGCGTCAGGGCCGGGGGCTGGTGCCGACTGAGCTGGGGCAGCTGGTCTTTCGCTATGCGGATCGCATGTTCATGCTGGGTCAGGAGATGCTGGACATCGTTAACTATCGCAAAGAGTCGCATCTGCTGCTGGATGTGGGCGTGGCGGATGCGCTCTCCAAACAGCTGGTCAGCAAGGTGCTGGAGACGGCGGTGGTTGCCGAGGAGAAAATCCATCTGCGCTGCTTTGAATCGACCCATGAGATGCTGCTGGAGCAGCTCAGTCAGCACAAGCTGGATATGATTATCTCTGACTGCGCCATCGACTCCACCCGCCAGGAGGGGCTGTTTTCGGTCCGGCTGGGCGAGTGCCCCGTCAGCTTCTGGTCAACCGAGCCGCTCTCCGGCCTCACTTTTCCGGCCTGCCTGGAGTCACGTCCGCTGCTGATCCCCGGCCGTCGCTCCATGCTGGGACGCAAGATCCTGAACTGGATCAGCACGCAGGGGCTGCAGGTGGAGATTCTGGGGGAGTTCGATGATGCGGCATTGATGAAGGCGTTTGGTGCGCGGCAGAATGCGCTGTTTGTCGCGCCTTTGCTGGATATCGGTCAGCGGGAGGGGATCCATGAAGCCGGACAGCTCAGTACGGTGTCAGAGGAGTATCACATTATCTTTGCGGAGCGGATGATTCAGCACCCGGCGGTGCAGCGGATCTGCCATGCGGACTTCAGCGGTCTCTTCCCCCGCCAGCATCCGGACGAAAAAAAACCGGCGTAAGCGCCGGTTCTTTCAACAAAGCGATAAACAACGGGCAATTAAGCCAGTTTGTTGATCTGTGCAGTCAGGTTTGCTTTATAACGTGCAGCTTTGTTTTTGTGGATCAGACCTTTAGCAGCCTGACGATCCACGATTGGTTGCATTTCATTGAATGCGTTCTGCGCAGCAGCTTTGTCGCCTGAAGCGATCGCCGCGTATACTTTCTTAACGAAGGTACGCATCATAGAGCGGCGGCTAGCGTTATGCTTACGGCGTTTCTCAGATGTTACGGCGCGTTTCTTAGCTGATTTGATATTAGCCAAGGTCCAACTCCCAAATGTGTTCTATAGAGACAAATCAAAGGCCGAGGACTATGCCCTTCTAACCTGATTTTGTCAATGGATTTGTGCAAATAAGCGTCGCTCTATGAGCAGCACTCGGTTACGTATTTGATGGCGCAAGATTCTACCAGCTTCCCCTTCCTGAATATAGTATTTAGCGACAAAATTCTTAACATGCGCCTCTGTGACAGGAAATGCAGCCCGTAAAGCATGAAAGGCGTGCTGACGGGTTAACCTGAGTCACTTTCAAGGGTATAATCCGCCGATTTCCACCGGTTTGGGCCAGCCATGAAGTTTATCCGCGGTATTCATAATCTTAACGAGCAGCATCGCGGCTGCGTTCTGACCATTGGTAATTTCGATGGCGTTCACCGTGGGCATCAGGCGCTGATTTCCCGGCTGTGTGAAGAGGGGCGCAGGCTGAATCTGCCGGTGGTGGTGATGGTTTTTGAGCCACAGCCGCTGGAGCTGTTCGCCGGTGATAAAGCCCCGGCTCGCCTGACCCGCCTGCGTGACAAACTGCGATACATGGCGGAAGCGGGCGTCGACAGCGTGCTGTGCGTGCGCTTTGACCGTCGCTTTGCGGCGTTGTCTGCCCAGCGCTTTATCAGCGACCTGTTAGTTGAAAAGCTGGACGTTAAGTACCTTGCGGTGGGCGATGACTTCCGCTTTGGTGCGGGCCGTCAGGGCGATTTCCCGCTGCTGCAAAAAGCCGGTGCGGAGTATGGCTTCGACGTCGTCAGCACCGAAACCTTCTGCGACGGCGGCAAGCGTATCAGCAGCACCGCCGTCCGTCAGGCGCTGGCCGCAGACGATCTGGCGCTGGCGCAGTCGCTGCTGGGTCATCCTTTCACGATTTCCGGCCGCGTGGTGCACGGGGATGCGCTGGGACGCACGCTGGGCTTCCCGACGGCGAACCTGCCTCTGCGCCGCAGCGTTTCGCCGGTGAAAGGGGTCTACGCGGTTGAAGTGCGGGGCCTCACGCCCGAGCCGCTGCCAGGGGTCGCCAACATCGGCACCCGCCCGACGGTAAAAGGTTTGCGCCAGCAGCTTGAAGTTCACCTGCTCGACATCAATATGGATCTCTATGGCCGTCACATTGATGTGGTGCTGAAACAGAAAATACGAAACGAGCAGCGCTTTGCCTCACTGGAGGCGTTGAAAGAACAAATTGCAGACGATGTGGTAACGGCCCGACACTATTTCGGGCTGCTTTAACCTGAGCGAAAAACGGAATCGAGAATCTGATGAGTGACTATAAATCTACCCTGAATTTGCCGGAAACGGGATTCCCGATGCGTGGCGATCTGGCCAAACGCGAACCGGGAATGTTGCAACGCTGGTATGCCGACAACCTCTACAGCATTATCCGCGAAGCCAAAAAAGGGAAAAAAACCTTTATCCTGCATGATGGCCCTCCGTATGCGAACGGCAGCATTCATATTGGTCACTCCGTTAACAAGATTCTGAAAGACGTTATCGTTAAGTCGAAAGGCATGGCGGGTTATGACGCGCCCTATGTGCCGGGCTGGGACTGTCACGGTCTGCCTATTGAGCACAAAGTGGAGCAGATGATCGGCAAGCCAGGCGAAAAGGTCACCGCAGCCGAATTCCGCGAAGCGTGCCGCAAATATGCCGCTGAACAGGTGGAAGGCCAGAAAGCGGACTTTATCCGTCTGGGCGTGCTGGGCGACTGGGATCGT is part of the Pantoea sp. Ep11b genome and harbors:
- the nhaR gene encoding transcriptional activator NhaR, translated to MNHINYNHLYYFWHACRAGSIAGAAEALSLTPQTITGQIKTLEDRLQGKLFRRQGRGLVPTELGQLVFRYADRMFMLGQEMLDIVNYRKESHLLLDVGVADALSKQLVSKVLETAVVAEEKIHLRCFESTHEMLLEQLSQHKLDMIISDCAIDSTRQEGLFSVRLGECPVSFWSTEPLSGLTFPACLESRPLLIPGRRSMLGRKILNWISTQGLQVEILGEFDDAALMKAFGARQNALFVAPLLDIGQREGIHEAGQLSTVSEEYHIIFAERMIQHPAVQRICHADFSGLFPRQHPDEKKPA
- the rpsT gene encoding 30S ribosomal protein S20 translates to MANIKSAKKRAVTSEKRRKHNASRRSMMRTFVKKVYAAIASGDKAAAQNAFNEMQPIVDRQAAKGLIHKNKAARYKANLTAQINKLA
- the ribF gene encoding bifunctional riboflavin kinase/FAD synthetase, giving the protein MKFIRGIHNLNEQHRGCVLTIGNFDGVHRGHQALISRLCEEGRRLNLPVVVMVFEPQPLELFAGDKAPARLTRLRDKLRYMAEAGVDSVLCVRFDRRFAALSAQRFISDLLVEKLDVKYLAVGDDFRFGAGRQGDFPLLQKAGAEYGFDVVSTETFCDGGKRISSTAVRQALAADDLALAQSLLGHPFTISGRVVHGDALGRTLGFPTANLPLRRSVSPVKGVYAVEVRGLTPEPLPGVANIGTRPTVKGLRQQLEVHLLDINMDLYGRHIDVVLKQKIRNEQRFASLEALKEQIADDVVTARHYFGLL